The Henckelia pumila isolate YLH828 chromosome 2, ASM3356847v2, whole genome shotgun sequence genome includes a window with the following:
- the LOC140881838 gene encoding transcription termination factor MTERF8, chloroplastic-like: MSTMRSRSLLCFRFCNFHLNPSDLYSPCITFSSPSSLSCTYTSTPHSDLESHVMFKFLIDSLKCRKQKALTSTNHLTHVKSTKKPQAAVHFLRSHGFSDTQIRSLLYIHPKLLLFDVERILKPKLVYFQELGVPSPHLAKFISRNPLLLASSLDKKLKPGIELIKKILELNRPDNSKCNINDELFHILSRYSFAIWDKSTLLSNIKYLESCGIVGSQLISLLKNDPRLFSVSETKLKALISRVTELGFAMGSRMLVYGVLACYGNTTETLNKKYNLFQSFGFTECECKEMLVKSPILFKSSEARLRRGMEFFLNTLKLDKSVIFGSPYFLMCSMEKRILPRYRVVQVAKSKRLVERLPSITSILRWTDKKFMEKFVLRFEDDAKELMLAFEGHLSET, translated from the coding sequence ATGTCCACTATGCGCTCTCGCTCACTTTTATGTTTCCGTTTTTGTAATTTCCACTTGAACCCATCTGATCTATATTCTCCATGCATTACTTTTTCTTCCCCTTCCTCTCTAAGCTGCACTTACACGTCAACCCCACACTCAGATTTAGAAAGCCATGTTATGTTTAAGTTTTTGATCGACTCTTTGAAGTGTCGCAAGCAAAAAGCTCTGACCAGTACTAATCACTTAACACATGTCAAATCCACTAAAAAACCTCAAGCAGCTGTTCATTTCCTCAGATCTCATGGTTTTTCAGACACCCAAATCAGATCATTGCTTTATATCCATCCCAAGCTGCTTCTATTTGATGTTGAAAGGATTCTTAAACCAAAGCTTGTGTATTTTCAAGAACTTGGTGTCCCTAGTCCTCATCTGGCTAAGTTCATTTCCAGAAACCCGCTGCTTCTTGCTAGCAGTTTGGATAAAAAGTTGAAGCCTGGTATCGAGCTCATCAAGAAAATTCTTGAGCTCAACCGACCGGACAACAGTAAATGTAATATTAATGACGAGCTGTTTCATATCCTCTCGCGGTACTCTTTTGCGATTTGGGACAAATCAACATTGCTATCCAACATCAAGTACCTGGAAAGTTGTGGTATCGTCGGATCTCAGTTGATCTCTCTTCTAAAGAATGACCCAAGGCTCTTTTCTGTGTCCGAAACCAAACTCAAAGCACTCATCTCAAGGGTTACCGAACTAGGATTTGCCATGGGTTCGAGAATGTTGGTTTATGGTGTTTTGGCTTGTTATGGTAACACGACTGAGACTCTCAATAAAAAGTACAACTTGTTTCAGAGCTTCGGATTCACTGAATGTGAATGCAAAGAAATGCTTGTCAAATCACCCATTCTCTTCAAATCATCAGAAGCACGGTTAAGGCGGGGAATGGAGTTCTTCTTGAATACTCTTAAGCTGGACAAGTCCGTGATTTTTGGATCTCCATATTTTTTGATGTGTAGCATGGAGAAGAGAATATTACCTCGATATAGAGTTGTGCAGGTGGCGAAATCGAAGAGGCTTGTAGAAAGATTACCGAGCATAACAAGTATATTACGCTGGACAGACAAGAAGTTTATGGAGAAATTTGTTTTGAGGTTTGAGGATGATGCTAAAGAATTGATGTTAGCTTTCGAAGGCCATCTTTCTGAAACTTGA